From the genome of Pseudomonas sp. AB6, one region includes:
- a CDS encoding efflux RND transporter periplasmic adaptor subunit, translated as MTSVQPVSSRRRFRLIALIVAVIIAVLVRQFWPGRVQTIPSVPADAVVPVTQQQVQQQDLPIWLDAIGNVQALNTVNVRVRVDGELQKVFFNEGQIVKSGAQLAQIDPRVYQAQVAQAQALVAKDQAQVANLRVNLDRASKLAAAKAGPTQDVDTFRAELAAQQATVQADQAALDNAKLQLSFTQITAPLTGRTGQRLLDVGSIAHGADATGLVTITQMNPISVAFSVSQDALAEILEENTRHPLQVVAMSRDGKQEIATGQLSFIDSQVAAGSGQIQLKAQFNNDTSQLWPGQLVSARVLLHTQRDATVVSVNAVQQGQKGSFVYVVNSDQRVEPRLVDASSVVNGQQWIRKGLAPGETVVVQGQSRIAAGVKVSVVKTDVVTAQPPANAEVSR; from the coding sequence ATGACTTCGGTGCAACCTGTTTCCTCTCGTCGTCGATTTCGACTTATTGCACTGATCGTTGCGGTGATCATCGCGGTCTTGGTTCGCCAGTTCTGGCCAGGCAGGGTCCAGACTATCCCAAGCGTGCCCGCTGATGCGGTGGTTCCGGTGACCCAGCAACAGGTGCAGCAGCAAGACTTACCGATCTGGCTTGATGCCATTGGTAACGTTCAGGCTCTCAACACCGTCAACGTACGGGTCCGGGTCGATGGAGAGTTGCAAAAAGTATTTTTCAACGAAGGCCAGATAGTGAAATCCGGCGCGCAGTTGGCGCAGATTGACCCACGGGTTTATCAGGCTCAGGTGGCGCAAGCCCAAGCGTTGGTCGCCAAAGACCAGGCACAAGTTGCCAATCTGCGCGTCAATCTGGACCGGGCCAGTAAGCTGGCAGCGGCGAAGGCGGGGCCGACTCAAGATGTTGATACGTTTCGCGCCGAGCTGGCGGCGCAACAAGCCACGGTTCAGGCCGATCAGGCTGCATTGGACAACGCTAAGTTACAGTTGAGTTTCACCCAAATTACCGCACCGCTGACCGGCCGCACCGGCCAGCGTTTGCTTGACGTAGGCTCCATCGCCCATGGCGCTGACGCGACTGGATTGGTCACCATCACCCAGATGAACCCCATTTCCGTGGCGTTCTCAGTCAGCCAGGATGCCTTGGCTGAAATTCTCGAAGAGAACACCCGTCATCCGCTGCAGGTAGTTGCAATGAGTCGCGACGGCAAGCAGGAAATTGCAACCGGCCAGCTCAGCTTTATCGACAGTCAGGTCGCTGCCGGCAGCGGCCAAATCCAGCTCAAAGCCCAGTTCAACAACGACACCTCGCAACTGTGGCCGGGTCAATTGGTGAGCGCCAGAGTCTTGCTCCACACTCAGCGCGATGCCACGGTTGTGTCCGTCAATGCGGTGCAACAAGGGCAAAAAGGTTCATTCGTATACGTGGTCAATTCCGATCAGCGTGTAGAACCACGCTTGGTGGATGCTTCTTCGGTAGTTAATGGCCAGCAATGGATTCGTAAAGGCCTGGCGCCGGGAGAAACCGTGGTGGTCCAAGGTCAGTCAAGAATTGCCGCAGGGGTGAAAGTCTCAGTGGTAAAGACTGATGTGGTGACCGCTCAACCTCCGGCCAATGCAGAGGTCAGTCGATGA
- a CDS encoding efflux transporter outer membrane subunit, with protein sequence MSGASMPSRVVTRLASGRVPRSLAFTAGLLLGGCSLVPSYHQPQVPIAPAWDAVQGLTGASTPGGPWWEEFHSDELNGLVAKGLTDNYTLKAAVSRIDEAQALAQVTGAAKYPLLSLGGNFQRQNNYGTTQKRSAFADATYEVDFWGKQRAAADSSTALAHASAFDAQTLRMTLGANIANTYFQVLSLDDRLRLAQSIAGDAQQVLDLVNVQAAQGAVSNLEVEQQRNALQTFQAAVPPLRQQRDMALYQLAVLVGVPPQGFKVTQVGLNNLAVPNPRAGLPVGLLRQRPDIQAAEARLRSANFDVGVARAAFLPNLSLDLQGGIDTLSGSNIWSMLGTLGQPVFAGGQLKGQLHLDQAHVQELTSSYRESVIEALQDVQTQLSAAHQLDQSYTLNVAAVTSAREAARLAQVRYRLGSTDFQTLLIVERTQYQAEDTLLQVRLQHLQAAVGLFRALGGDFSPASVASDVTPSTSFSSLQASRP encoded by the coding sequence ATGTCAGGTGCATCTATGCCGTCGAGAGTTGTAACGCGTTTAGCGTCAGGGCGAGTCCCAAGGTCACTGGCGTTCACCGCAGGATTATTGCTCGGTGGTTGTTCGTTGGTGCCTTCGTATCATCAGCCCCAGGTGCCGATTGCACCCGCTTGGGATGCTGTACAAGGTTTGACTGGCGCCTCGACGCCGGGTGGTCCCTGGTGGGAAGAGTTTCACAGTGACGAACTCAATGGCCTTGTCGCTAAAGGGTTAACGGACAATTACACGCTTAAGGCGGCGGTCAGTCGGATCGACGAAGCGCAAGCCTTAGCTCAAGTTACGGGCGCCGCGAAATACCCACTGCTGTCCTTGGGCGGCAACTTTCAGCGCCAGAATAACTACGGCACCACGCAAAAGCGCAGCGCGTTTGCTGATGCGACCTATGAGGTCGATTTCTGGGGTAAACAACGGGCCGCCGCAGATTCCTCGACCGCGTTAGCCCATGCCAGTGCTTTCGATGCTCAAACGTTACGCATGACTCTCGGAGCGAATATTGCCAATACGTATTTCCAAGTGTTGTCCCTAGACGATCGGCTGCGCTTGGCCCAGTCGATTGCCGGTGACGCGCAACAGGTGCTGGATCTGGTGAACGTTCAAGCGGCCCAAGGCGCCGTTTCGAACCTGGAAGTCGAACAGCAACGTAATGCGCTCCAGACGTTTCAAGCTGCAGTCCCACCACTGCGGCAGCAACGTGACATGGCGCTGTATCAGCTCGCAGTTTTGGTTGGGGTACCGCCACAGGGTTTCAAGGTCACTCAAGTGGGTCTTAACAATTTGGCCGTACCTAACCCCCGCGCTGGCCTGCCGGTCGGCCTGTTGCGTCAACGCCCCGACATTCAAGCGGCCGAAGCGCGTTTGAGATCCGCCAACTTTGATGTCGGCGTCGCACGAGCAGCCTTTCTACCCAATCTTTCACTCGATCTTCAAGGCGGTATCGACACCCTCAGCGGCAGCAACATCTGGAGCATGCTCGGCACCTTGGGTCAGCCGGTGTTTGCCGGAGGACAGCTCAAGGGACAATTGCATTTGGATCAGGCTCATGTTCAGGAGTTGACCTCCAGCTATCGCGAATCGGTGATTGAGGCCTTGCAGGACGTACAGACTCAACTGAGCGCGGCACATCAGCTCGACCAGAGTTATACGTTAAATGTGGCGGCCGTCACTTCCGCCCGAGAAGCGGCGAGATTGGCGCAAGTTCGCTATCGCCTGGGATCGACTGACTTCCAAACATTGCTGATCGTCGAACGCACCCAATACCAAGCTGAAGACACTTTGCTGCAAGTAAGGCTGCAACACTTGCAAGCCGCTGTAGGCTTGTTTAGGGCTCTGGGCGGTGATTTCAGCCCCGCCAGCGTTGCTAGCGACGTCACGCCATCCACTTCCTTTTCCTCTCTTCAGGCCTCCCGTCCATGA
- a CDS encoding response regulator transcription factor, translating into MRILVIEDDARTAAYLVRGLNESGHVADAADEGVSGLAMALEGIYDALIVDRRLPGVDGLVLVRTLRDRGLRTPILMLSAQGSTQHRVEGLQAGCDDYVTKPYAFVEVLARLDALLRTADRPAPSSQIVSVGEVQLDCATRSVTRQGRVIVLQYRESLILAKLMRHADQVVTRDMLLESAWDYAFDPNDNVIDKHIYRLRRKLDEGFDRSLIRTVAGAGYLFESCDE; encoded by the coding sequence GTGCGGATACTGGTAATTGAAGACGACGCTCGCACTGCGGCTTACCTGGTGCGTGGCTTGAATGAGAGCGGGCATGTTGCCGATGCTGCCGACGAAGGCGTCAGCGGCTTGGCCATGGCCCTGGAAGGTATTTATGACGCTTTGATCGTTGATCGGCGTTTGCCGGGCGTGGACGGTCTGGTACTAGTTCGCACGTTACGAGATAGGGGCCTGCGTACACCAATCCTGATGCTTAGTGCGCAAGGTTCGACGCAACACCGTGTCGAGGGTTTGCAGGCTGGGTGCGATGATTACGTGACCAAACCTTATGCCTTCGTTGAGGTATTGGCGCGCCTTGATGCGTTGCTCCGCACCGCTGATAGACCTGCTCCAAGCTCGCAAATCGTATCCGTTGGGGAGGTGCAGCTTGACTGCGCCACGCGTTCGGTAACGCGGCAGGGTCGGGTGATCGTTTTGCAATATCGGGAGTCGCTGATCTTGGCCAAACTCATGCGCCATGCCGACCAAGTGGTGACACGCGACATGCTATTGGAGAGCGCGTGGGATTACGCGTTTGACCCTAATGACAATGTTATCGATAAACATATTTATCGCCTGCGTCGCAAGCTGGATGAGGGGTTCGACCGCTCTCTGATCCGAACGGTAGCGGGGGCGGGGTATCTATTTGAATCGTGTGACGAGTGA
- a CDS encoding response regulator transcription factor, whose translation MTHVLIVEDDAPTANEIKAALQDHGFEATCVENGRDGLMNAFSGDFDIIVLDRMLPGAVDGLGVLTALRAAGIATPVLILSALNALDERVRGLRAGGDDYLTKPFEFIELTARLDALIRRRVSPPGQERESRLKVGQLDVDLLARTVRRGERTIDLLPREYALLEYLMRHAGQVITRTMLFEAVWNYSYDERTNVIEVHIGRLRRKVDGEGDDPMIHTVRGAGYVLRSPE comes from the coding sequence ATGACCCACGTACTCATCGTCGAGGACGACGCACCTACTGCCAACGAAATCAAGGCCGCGCTGCAAGACCATGGGTTCGAAGCGACCTGCGTTGAAAATGGTCGTGACGGGCTGATGAATGCGTTCAGTGGCGATTTCGACATCATTGTGCTGGACCGAATGCTGCCCGGAGCAGTGGATGGATTGGGTGTGCTAACCGCTTTACGCGCCGCAGGTATTGCCACGCCGGTGTTGATTTTGAGCGCGTTGAATGCGCTGGATGAGCGCGTCCGCGGGTTACGGGCGGGCGGCGATGATTACCTGACCAAGCCCTTCGAGTTTATCGAGCTGACCGCGCGCTTGGATGCTCTGATCCGTCGTCGGGTCTCGCCGCCAGGCCAAGAGCGCGAAAGTCGGTTGAAGGTCGGTCAACTTGACGTCGATCTGTTGGCCCGTACGGTACGGCGGGGCGAGAGAACTATCGACTTGTTACCTCGCGAGTACGCCCTGCTTGAATACCTGATGCGCCATGCTGGGCAAGTCATCACCCGCACCATGCTGTTTGAGGCGGTTTGGAATTACAGTTATGACGAGCGAACCAATGTCATTGAAGTGCATATCGGTCGATTACGTCGAAAGGTCGATGGCGAAGGCGACGATCCAATGATTCATACCGTACGTGGAGCTGGCTATGTTCTCCGTTCACCTGAGTGA
- a CDS encoding sensor histidine kinase, producing MFSVHLSEIPRTISFRTGLMFLGLFGFSFLALFGYIYWQTAVYLKAEADTALIRQVDNRSRQTPELREQEIRKHDLQDVNARLPHSLFDGQGNLIAGAIETLPAFKAYDQPDEFLWEKPNGSKRPIRFMVHKLEDGKTLLVAQDMHDIHEFDELLVNALVSGGCLLLVVGLIGSIGLGYMARRRLDTLSSSIKQIVEGDLSRRLPTRGNRDDIDRLANVVNGMLDELERLMSEVKGVCDDIAHDLRTPLTRLIAGLERAQRRGLLEEDYALTVDSALNEARGLLLTFRALLRISEIEDSARRSSFAKVDLNRIGADAAEFFEPLAEERGMTLTFEPAPTPATLAGDAQLLFDAACNLLDNAIKFSPDNSRIRVTVGSAVGGPCLIVSDNGPGIPEIEREAVFRRLYRSESSRHTPGNGLGLSMVAAVARLHDMTLEVSDAKPGCQIILRGAKR from the coding sequence ATGTTCTCCGTTCACCTGAGTGAAATTCCACGCACTATCAGCTTTCGCACTGGCCTGATGTTTCTGGGTTTGTTCGGCTTTTCGTTTCTGGCGCTATTTGGCTACATCTACTGGCAAACTGCGGTCTACCTCAAGGCCGAGGCGGACACCGCCCTAATACGCCAAGTTGATAATCGAAGCCGACAGACGCCTGAGTTGCGTGAGCAGGAAATCCGCAAACACGACCTTCAAGACGTTAACGCACGCCTCCCCCACTCGTTGTTCGATGGACAAGGCAATCTCATTGCAGGCGCCATAGAAACACTGCCCGCGTTCAAAGCGTACGACCAACCTGACGAGTTTCTCTGGGAAAAACCTAACGGCAGTAAACGCCCCATTCGCTTCATGGTTCATAAACTTGAAGACGGTAAGACGCTTCTGGTCGCCCAGGACATGCACGACATTCATGAATTTGACGAACTACTGGTCAATGCACTGGTATCCGGTGGATGCCTGTTGCTGGTCGTGGGCCTGATCGGATCGATTGGGTTGGGGTACATGGCTCGTCGCAGGCTTGACACCCTCAGCTCCTCGATTAAACAAATCGTAGAAGGTGACCTTAGCCGACGCTTGCCGACCCGGGGCAACCGCGATGACATCGATCGCTTGGCCAATGTGGTCAACGGCATGCTAGATGAGCTAGAACGACTGATGAGCGAAGTCAAGGGTGTCTGTGACGACATTGCTCATGACCTGCGCACGCCATTGACACGGTTGATTGCCGGACTGGAAAGGGCCCAACGACGTGGCCTATTGGAAGAGGATTACGCATTGACCGTGGACTCGGCGCTTAATGAGGCCCGCGGGTTGCTGCTCACCTTTCGTGCGCTGCTAAGGATCTCCGAAATCGAAGACAGTGCACGCCGCAGTAGTTTCGCCAAGGTCGATCTAAACCGCATCGGTGCTGACGCCGCCGAGTTCTTCGAGCCACTGGCCGAAGAGCGAGGTATGACCCTAACGTTCGAACCCGCACCAACGCCTGCAACTCTAGCGGGCGATGCGCAACTGCTATTCGATGCGGCGTGTAATTTGTTGGATAACGCCATTAAGTTTTCACCCGACAACAGCCGTATTCGGGTCACCGTGGGAAGTGCTGTTGGCGGCCCGTGCTTGATCGTCAGCGACAACGGTCCCGGCATTCCAGAAATCGAACGAGAAGCTGTATTCAGGCGGTTGTACCGTTCTGAATCCAGTCGGCATACGCCGGGCAACGGCCTGGGGCTAAGCATGGTCGCGGCGGTGGCTCGTTTGCACGATATGACGCTTGAGGTGTCTGATGCCAAACCGGGGTGTCAGATTATCTTGAGAGGTGCCAAGCGTTAG
- a CDS encoding LTA synthase family protein, translated as MRASHTAPLRYLFLLTATWFVIFLITRGVLLATHLHEAGNGFVSIFGIGAIYDIAFLVYAALPLAFYALFCPPALWRTRGHRWFLHGVMTVSIFVMLFVSVAEWLFWDEFGVRFNFIAVDYLVYSKEVLNNILESYPIGALLGILAVAAIGLSTLLYKPVKAAVSAPLPKARQRLISFAVLLVLAGLNMQFIDQESPRGEGGNAYQHELGTNGPFQFFAAFRNNELDYKQFFASLSNEEVAHQLRAELAEPNATFIGKDPQDIRRNIANPGTPRTPNIILVTIESLSAKYMGSNGDPHNLTPNLDELRKHSLYFNNFYATGTRTDRGLEAITLSIPPTPGRSIVKRIGRESGYGSLGQQLNAVGYDSVFMYGGRGYFDNMNAFFSGNGYRIVDQSSIKESDIHFKNAWGIADEDLFQQSLNEADAGFAKHRPFFLQLMTTSNHRPYTYPAGRIDIKSGDGRNGSVKYTDYAIGKFLEEARQKPWFNNTIFVFVADHTAGSAGREDLPITNYQIPLFIYAPTLIKARESSQLASQIDLAPTLLGLLNQSYQSTFFGRNLLQDNPLPPRVLVGNYQHLGLFDGTNLAILSPQKLLRRHDQALTESLESRVNDTDPLIIRAISYYQGASYDYKQRLLNWVPHTAAP; from the coding sequence ATGCGTGCTTCTCACACCGCACCCCTCCGCTATTTATTCTTATTGACCGCTACCTGGTTCGTGATTTTTTTAATTACTCGCGGCGTGCTCTTGGCCACGCATTTACACGAGGCTGGCAACGGATTCGTGTCTATCTTCGGGATCGGCGCTATTTATGACATAGCGTTCCTTGTGTACGCAGCATTGCCCTTGGCTTTTTATGCGCTTTTCTGCCCTCCGGCTCTGTGGCGCACCCGCGGACACCGTTGGTTTTTGCACGGCGTCATGACCGTCAGCATTTTCGTCATGCTATTTGTTTCAGTGGCCGAATGGTTATTTTGGGATGAGTTCGGCGTTCGCTTCAACTTTATTGCCGTGGATTATTTGGTTTATTCCAAAGAAGTTCTGAACAACATTCTTGAGTCTTACCCCATTGGTGCATTGCTCGGCATTCTTGCTGTCGCTGCTATTGGCCTAAGTACTTTGTTGTACAAACCGGTCAAAGCTGCCGTGAGTGCGCCCTTGCCTAAAGCACGGCAACGGCTGATCAGCTTTGCGGTGCTTCTGGTGCTCGCCGGGCTGAATATGCAGTTCATCGATCAAGAAAGCCCACGCGGCGAAGGCGGCAATGCTTACCAACATGAATTGGGTACCAACGGACCGTTTCAGTTCTTCGCGGCGTTCCGGAATAACGAACTCGATTACAAACAGTTTTTTGCAAGCCTGTCTAACGAAGAAGTCGCTCATCAATTGCGCGCTGAATTGGCTGAGCCCAATGCCACGTTCATTGGCAAAGACCCGCAGGATATTCGCCGCAACATTGCCAACCCCGGCACGCCTCGAACGCCAAACATTATTCTGGTCACCATCGAAAGCCTTAGCGCCAAGTACATGGGCAGCAACGGCGACCCGCATAACTTAACGCCCAATCTCGACGAATTACGAAAGCACAGCCTCTACTTCAATAATTTCTACGCCACCGGGACGCGTACGGATCGCGGGCTGGAAGCCATTACCCTGTCCATTCCACCGACGCCAGGCCGTTCTATCGTCAAGCGTATCGGTCGTGAGAGCGGCTACGGCAGCTTGGGCCAACAACTTAACGCGGTAGGTTACGACAGCGTATTCATGTACGGCGGCCGTGGTTATTTCGACAACATGAACGCGTTTTTCAGCGGCAACGGTTATCGCATTGTTGATCAGAGCAGTATTAAGGAATCAGACATCCACTTTAAAAATGCCTGGGGCATAGCCGACGAAGATCTTTTCCAGCAATCGCTGAACGAGGCGGATGCCGGCTTCGCCAAACACAGGCCATTTTTCCTGCAGTTAATGACGACGTCGAATCACCGCCCTTACACTTATCCTGCGGGTCGGATCGACATTAAATCGGGTGACGGTCGCAACGGTTCGGTGAAATACACCGATTACGCCATTGGCAAATTCCTTGAAGAAGCGCGACAGAAACCTTGGTTCAACAACACTATTTTTGTGTTCGTGGCCGACCATACCGCTGGTAGCGCAGGCCGAGAGGACTTGCCGATCACCAACTATCAAATCCCGCTATTTATTTATGCGCCCACGTTGATAAAAGCGCGCGAATCATCGCAACTGGCAAGCCAAATCGACCTGGCGCCAACCCTCCTCGGGCTATTAAATCAGAGTTATCAGTCAACCTTCTTTGGCCGTAACTTATTACAGGACAACCCGCTGCCCCCTCGCGTGCTAGTAGGTAACTATCAGCATCTTGGGCTGTTTGACGGTACTAACCTGGCCATCCTCAGCCCTCAGAAATTGCTTCGCCGTCATGACCAGGCATTGACCGAGAGCCTAGAGTCAAGGGTCAACGATACAGACCCATTGATCATTCGTGCTATCAGCTATTACCAAGGCGCTAGCTATGACTACAAGCAGCGCTTGCTGAACTGGGTACCCCACACCGCCGCACCGTAA
- a CDS encoding histidine phosphatase family protein, whose product MTSGVYSHWQQGDIVALVRHAERCDRSANPCLGPEDGITKAGSDTAALVGKAFNRLGMANTDVMSSPLHRTQQTSFAMFGKASPDEEWLAKCEHAMLDDLVAHKTAHRNMVLVTHSGCISTLEKELGFAHPKTSEYASTLFVSISADGHPKVLGLINYQDWEATLNKKP is encoded by the coding sequence ATGACTTCTGGCGTCTACAGCCATTGGCAACAAGGTGACATTGTTGCTCTCGTGCGACATGCCGAACGCTGTGATCGGTCTGCTAATCCATGCCTGGGCCCAGAAGACGGCATCACTAAAGCAGGCAGCGACACCGCAGCTTTGGTTGGCAAGGCTTTCAACAGACTGGGCATGGCAAATACAGACGTCATGAGCAGCCCCCTTCACCGCACCCAGCAAACCTCATTCGCCATGTTTGGCAAAGCCAGCCCTGATGAAGAATGGCTGGCCAAGTGCGAGCACGCCATGCTCGACGACTTAGTGGCCCACAAGACCGCTCATCGCAACATGGTATTGGTTACCCACAGCGGTTGCATAAGCACACTGGAAAAAGAATTGGGTTTTGCCCACCCTAAGACCAGCGAGTATGCCAGTACGTTATTTGTGTCCATTAGCGCCGACGGCCACCCGAAAGTGCTCGGCTTGATTAACTATCAGGACTGGGAAGCCACTCTGAATAAGAAACCGTAA
- the arnT gene encoding lipid IV(A) 4-amino-4-deoxy-L-arabinosyltransferase: protein MVKPQAVILLLLAFVIFYLLPLTTHGLWIPDETRYAQISQEMLLSGNWASPHLMGLRYFEKPALGYWIIALGQSLFGDNLFGVRIASAISLGLSTVLAYLIAQRLWNSPRTSLACATVYMSFGLIISQAGYANLDPQFALWVNLSIVALWYAIDGAARRTKVIAWVVLGLACGMGFMTKGFLALLLPVLIALPYMIWQRRVKELLRYGGIAVLVATLISLPWVLTIHVREPDFWRFFFWHEHIRRFAGDDAQHAEPWWFYGPLLIASSLPWALLLPTTLKHAWQNRQQPKTVFLLMWLCIPLFFFSLSKGKLPPYILPCMLPLALLIGDALINWLEQAKTLAIRTNAVFNLVLGLAAVVAVVYLQINHPLFVHEPLHLALLIVALACWILANALQISKPEIFYLAPAVGMWLAVALLPTALPDNVVDNKTPGKFIAEHAQALRLSHSLMSNDLAVASALAWRTANPRVTLYNTVGEAKYGLAYPDVADRTVKTANVQQWLTQARREGSVGVVMRVKSEDERHEFEQLPTDATRYEQGTEVILLYPQTDPAHITIK from the coding sequence ATGGTCAAACCCCAGGCCGTTATTCTGTTGTTGCTGGCCTTTGTTATCTTTTATTTGCTACCACTGACGACTCACGGCCTGTGGATACCTGACGAAACTCGCTACGCACAAATCAGTCAGGAGATGCTTCTAAGTGGTAACTGGGCCTCTCCCCATCTGATGGGTCTGCGCTACTTTGAAAAACCTGCGCTTGGCTACTGGATAATTGCCCTTGGCCAATCCCTGTTTGGCGACAACCTATTCGGCGTTCGTATTGCCTCGGCAATAAGTCTCGGACTGAGTACCGTGCTGGCCTACCTGATTGCCCAGCGGTTGTGGAACTCGCCACGCACAAGCTTGGCGTGTGCGACGGTGTACATGAGTTTTGGGCTAATCATTAGCCAAGCCGGTTACGCCAACCTAGATCCGCAGTTTGCCTTATGGGTAAACCTCAGCATTGTCGCGCTGTGGTATGCCATCGACGGTGCAGCACGCCGAACAAAAGTTATTGCGTGGGTCGTGTTGGGATTGGCTTGTGGCATGGGCTTCATGACTAAGGGGTTTCTGGCGCTGTTGCTTCCGGTGTTGATCGCGCTGCCTTACATGATCTGGCAGAGGCGCGTTAAAGAACTGTTGCGGTATGGTGGCATCGCTGTGCTGGTCGCTACGTTAATCTCACTGCCGTGGGTATTGACTATTCATGTGCGCGAGCCTGACTTCTGGCGATTCTTTTTCTGGCACGAACACATCCGCCGTTTCGCAGGCGATGACGCGCAGCATGCCGAGCCTTGGTGGTTCTATGGTCCGCTGCTCATTGCATCGAGCTTGCCATGGGCGCTGCTTTTACCAACCACGTTGAAGCACGCCTGGCAAAACCGACAACAACCGAAGACCGTTTTTCTGCTGATGTGGCTGTGCATACCACTGTTTTTTTTCAGCCTGAGCAAAGGAAAACTCCCACCCTACATCTTGCCGTGCATGTTGCCGTTAGCTTTACTAATTGGCGATGCGCTGATCAATTGGCTCGAACAGGCCAAAACCCTCGCTATACGCACCAATGCCGTCTTCAATTTGGTATTAGGTTTGGCCGCTGTAGTAGCGGTGGTTTATCTGCAAATCAACCATCCCCTCTTCGTCCATGAACCACTGCATTTGGCTCTGCTGATCGTTGCACTGGCTTGCTGGATACTGGCCAATGCGTTGCAAATCAGTAAGCCTGAAATTTTTTACCTCGCCCCGGCGGTAGGTATGTGGTTGGCAGTCGCGCTATTGCCTACGGCGTTGCCTGACAACGTCGTCGACAACAAGACGCCTGGCAAGTTTATAGCCGAGCATGCGCAGGCACTTCGCCTAAGCCACTCGTTGATGAGTAACGATTTGGCTGTTGCGTCGGCACTGGCCTGGAGGACAGCGAATCCCAGAGTGACGCTCTACAACACGGTAGGTGAGGCCAAATATGGCCTTGCCTACCCGGACGTTGCGGACCGAACCGTCAAAACTGCCAATGTGCAGCAATGGCTGACGCAGGCGCGACGTGAAGGGTCAGTTGGTGTAGTGATGCGGGTCAAGAGCGAAGATGAGCGGCATGAGTTCGAACAGCTACCCACCGACGCAACGCGTTATGAGCAAGGCACCGAAGTGATCTTGCTCTACCCGCAAACTGACCCTGCTCACATCACCATAAAGTAA